The Punica granatum isolate Tunisia-2019 chromosome 4, ASM765513v2, whole genome shotgun sequence genome has a window encoding:
- the LOC116204183 gene encoding putative pentatricopeptide repeat-containing protein At3g18840 translates to MEEHRAQRRLESLCRHLLQQSSDSLPVLRQVPLIGGKLELSESGEGDGEAVIIGGMVLDIHAVPSTPLILGTTSPGKVYYFSGGVARNVAECMANLSARPFLISALGHDMAGNLLLDRWKSAALPIDGIRRHEDIRTAVVCNTLDLNGEVAAGVASVQDIETFVSAEWIQQFRKQIHSSPVLMVDANLSPLALEASCLLAAEYKVPVWFEPVSLTKSKRVVSVVKYVTYTSPNEDELIAMANELSPGSRIHLTHVEKSIKDLPLESVFEILKPAIWVLLEKGLKVVVLTLGRNGVLICSRGGPNFMTTFSKNSQRFSSRRRLFNAVASSCPLRMYVDPGKSSEDSSHLFALHLPALPATVKKLTGAGDCLVGGTLSSISAGLDLVQAISVGIAVARATVESEENVPPTFNPQELADDARSVYSAATVLFRGPMRISSREIVYHVDYSFASPCVAYSSITVAFLKNLELDPRVLVLLPSSKKSVFLFAGKQRRLHQFSVCNFLLLRTRLDEASSSFIDEKLFLRIESYVCMYMRTLREGLILQAKAIKYGFTPTVFSSNQLIHLYSSNGLLKEAQRLFDEMPERNAFSWNAIVSAHVKARNLTQARALFEAATQRDIVTYNLMLSGYVSAEGYETDAVELFRQMQSMSDVIKLDEFTLTTMLNLVVKLSSVSCGRQLHSYMVKTGNDLNGFARSSLIDMYSKRESFGEALKVFGQLGGRVDLVSRNAMLAACCREGELGMASDLFWRETELNDAVSWNTLISAFAQNGFAEESVKMFVEMGKNGIRWNEHTFASLLGACSALKDLKLGKEIHCWVVKNGSILNPFISSGIIDVYSKCGNMKYAESVYATDEVVNSFSITNMIVGYSSQGNMSEARRLFDSLTEKNSIIWTALFCGYLKSQQCEAVFELLNEYRKWEPSNVLDPLIIVSVLGACALQAGLEPGKQTHAYILRRGIVMDEKLTSALMDMYSKSGSLGHAEKIFDEVIKRDLVHYNIMIAGYAHHGHRDRAFQLYHKMLDKSLRPDTVTFLALLSACRHCGLVEVGEKYFRSMTEDHNILPEIDHYSCMIDLYGRTNQLEKAVDFMKTIPTDFDAVIWGAFLNACKLNGKLQLAREAEKRLLAIEGENGSRYVQLANLYAEHGDWAEMERIRRKMRGKEVKKLAGCSWVYVENAVNVFTSGDTSHGKAEAIYSTLGFLTGELSEMADRRIRESSPTL, encoded by the exons AG GTACCGTTGATTGGTGGGAAATTGGAATTGAGTGAAAGTGGAGAGGGAGATGGAGAAGCAGTGATTATCGGAGGGATGGTCTTGGACATTCATGCCGTGCCTTCCACTCCTCTCATTCTCGGGACCACCTCCCCCGGCAAG GTTTATTATTTCTCGGGAGGTGTTGCGAGGAACGTAGCAGAGTGCATGGCAAATCTTTCAGCGAGGCCTTTTCTGATCAGTGCTTTGGGCCATGATATGGCAG GGAACTTGTTGTTGGATCGCTGGAAATCTGCTGCACTACCTATTGACG GCATACGGAGGCATGAGGATATCCGGACTGCTGTTGTATGCAACACGCTTGACTTAAATGGGGAGGTAGCTGCAGGGGTCGCCAGTGTGCAAGATATC GAAACTTTTGTTTCAGCTGAGTGGATTCAACAATTCAGGAAGCAAATACATTCTTCTCCAGTACTAATGGTTGACGCGAACTTGAGTCCTCTTGCTCTCGAAGCTTCCTGCCTAT tGGCTGCAGAATATAAAGTTCCTGTGTGGTTTGAGCCCGTGTCACTCACCAAGTCCAAAAGAGTGGTTTCTGTTGTCAAGTAT GTCACCTACACTTCTCCAAATGAGGATGAACTTATTGCCATGGCAAACGAACTTTCTCCTGGGAGTAGAATTCATTTGACTCACGTGGAAAAGAGCATCAAGGATCTCCCTCTGGAATCTGTGTTTGAAATACTGAAACCTGCAATTTGGGTTTTGCTTGAGAAGGGCCTTAAAGTGGTCGTTCTGACTCTTGGCCGAAACGGGGTTTTAATATGTTCTCGAGGTGGGCCTAATTTTATGACAACCTTTTCTAAGAATTCCCAAAGATTCAGTTCTCGGAGACGACTCTTCAATGCAGTCGCTTCTTCCTGTCCCTTGAGAATGTATGTCGATCCAGGAAAATCATCCGAGGACAGCTCCCACCTCTTTGCCCTGCATCTCCCTGCACTTCCTGCGACAGTTAAGAAGCTCACTGGGGCCGGGGATTGCTTGGTAGGTGGAACCCTATCATCCATTTCTGCAGGTCTGGACCTTGTACAGGCCATTTCGGTTGGTATTGCTGTGGCCCGAGCGACTGTTGAATCTGAGGAGAATGTGCCCCCCACATTCAATCCACAGGAGCTTGCAG ATGATGCCCGGTCTGTATATTCTGCTGCCACGGTTCTGTTCCGCGGGCCGATGCg CATTTCAAGTCGGGAGATCGTATATCATGTGGATTATTCTTTCGCCTCCCCGTGCGTAGCCTATAGTTCAATAACAGTGGCATTCCTTAAGAACTTGGAACTTGATCCCAG AGTACTTGTTCTACTTCCAAGTTCCAAAAAAAGTGTTTTTCTATTTGCCGGAAAACAGCGTCGTCTTCACCAGTTTTCCGtttgtaattttcttcttctgagGACGAGGCTGGacgaagcttcttcttccttcattgatgagaagttgTTTCTCAGGATCGAATCGTATGTCTGTATGTATATGAGGACGTTGAGAGAGGGTCTCATCCTTCAAGCAAAGGCCATAAAATACGGCTTTACGCCCACAGTCTTCTCGTCCAATCAGCTCATCCATCTGTACTCGAGCAATGGCCTCCTCAAAGAAGCCCAGAGGCTGTTTGACGAAATGCCCGAGAGAAATGCCTTCTCTTGGAACGCCATAGTTTCAGCTCACGTGAAAGCTCGAAACTTGACGCAGGCAAGAGCACTGTTTGAGGCCGCAACTCAGAGGGATATTGTGACCTACAACTTGATGCTGTCGGGCTATGTCAGCGCAGAAGGGTATGAGACAGACGCGGTGGAATTGTTCAGGCAAATGCAGTCGATGAGTGATGTCATTAAACTTGATGAGTTTACGCTTACCACGATGCTTAACTTGGTGGTGAAGTTAAGCTCGGTTTCTTGTGGCAGGCAATTGCATTCGTACATGGTGAAGACGGGCAATGATTTGAACGGCTTTGCTAGGAGCTCTCTCATTGATATGTATTCTAAAAGGGAGTCTTTTGGGGAGGCTCTTAAGGTGTTCGGTCAGCTGGGTGGGAGGGTTGATTTGGTCTCCAGGAATGCAATGCTGGCTGCTTGTTGTAGGGAAGGTGAACTCGGAATGGCCTCAGATCTTTTCTGGAGAGAGACTGAGCTCAATGATGCCGTGTCTTGGAATACGCTGATCTCTGCTTTTGCTCAAAATGGTTTCGCAGAGGAGTCAGTGAAGATGTTTGTGGAGATGGGGAAGAATGGGATTAGATGGAATGAGCACACATTTGCTAGCCTCTTGGGTGCTTGCTCTGCATTGAAGGATCTCAAGCTTGGAAAGGAGATCCACTGTTGGGTTGTAAAGAATGGATCAATTTTGAATCCATTTATTAGTAGCGGTATAATCGATGTATACTCTAAGTGCGGCAATATGAAGTATGCGGAGTCAGTTTATGCAACTGATGAGGTCGTGAACTCCTTTTCAATCACAAATATGATTGTGGGCTATTCATCTCAGGGCAACATGTCTGAAGCTCGGCGGTTGTTTGATTCATTGACCGAGAAGAACTCTATCATATGGACAGCTCTGTTTTGTGGCTATTTGAAGAGCCAACAGTGTGAAGCTGTATTTGAGCTCTTGAATGAGTATAGAAAATGGGAGCCGAGCAATGTTCTTGATCCTCTGATCATCGTGAGTGTCCTTGGTGCCTGTGCTTTACAAGCAGGTCTGGAACCAGGAAAACAAACTCATGCTTATATACTGAGAAGAGGAATCGTAATGGATGAAAAATTAACAAGTGCCTTGATGGACATGTACTCTAAATCAGGCAGTCTAGGACATGCAGAAAAGATTTTTGACGAAGTAATCAAAAGAGATCTAGTGCACTATAATATCATGATTGCAGGTTATGCTCATCATGGGCACAGGGACCGAGCATTCCAACTATACCATAAAATGCTGGACAAGAGTTTGAGGCCGGATACGGTTACATTTCTTGCTCTGCTATCTGCTTGTCGTCACTGTGGACTAGTTGAAGTGGGCGAGAAATATTTCCGCTCAATGACCGAAGATCACAACATTTTGCCTGAAATTGACCATTACTCATGTATGATTGATCTTTATGGGAGGACGAATCAGTTAGAGAAGGCAGTAGATTTCATGAAAACAATCCCCACTGATTTTGATGCAGTGATCTGGGGAGCCTTCTTGAATGCTTGTAAGCTGAATGGAAAGCTCCAACTCGCGAGAGAAGCAGAGAAGAGACTTCTGGCTATTGAAGGAGAGAACGGGTCCCGGTATGTACAGCTGGCAAATTTGTATGCGGAGCATGGGGATTGGGCCGAGATGGAAAGAATAAGGAGGAAAATGAGAGGGAAGGAAGTGAAGAAGCTCGCTGGGTGCAGTTGGGTGTATGTGGAGAATGCAGTTAACGTTTTCACTTCAGGAGACACGTCCCACGGGAAAGCAGAGGCAATATATTCAACCTTAGGCTTCTTGACAGGAGAGCTGTCTGAAATGGCCGATAGGAGAATTAGGGAGAGCTCTCCCACATTGTGA